The following are encoded together in the Montipora capricornis isolate CH-2021 chromosome 5, ASM3666992v2, whole genome shotgun sequence genome:
- the LOC138049499 gene encoding uncharacterized protein isoform X2 → MGSSQGKLQHRRKAYEMYHRAARLGCTSSQINLAEMYRYGVEGVVDEDIKEAFQWYKKAAGEDLSDIYNSDLGPFARMLDGTMKKMENALGDSQKKMALRCLYKCYLEGDCPEGKPQPTKAVYYLTRAAELSDTEAQLELGQVYLNGSCEQLKDLAKAKRWLEKAASNGNILAKRLLNQCVQTHVTQHSASNVGEEALIQSLSIMKEKLKQKEHIHPFPILQPVAYSEEMLSEFKWSPTASIYLKAFKLVKEGFELLCESNFTAERGISLIVRGYLTENSILQAFPQWPFLKDKVLSFCEQILKKNSSFFEALVISFAFQGSMRKESIESEKIDSKKIMCLKNIIHFIQNAEPSSPPPKDPFTFDENYSSWLHILYDHLGGFYIIKEAYWEAAEAFENSLKCCSSYFPAKRGLGYCLLMLYSSRIQTLCIPHEGETDSQDTSTQFLLEKQEVLTRKINKYTSWTKEQLRDCAEKTMKEFLAHAPSCWKTYPNVCYYLARLAFISQDMAEFKKNYELGQDAEEKRLPFFDRVDLPLKELMTPFYQLFANVPGPVKCGNRACVKDVKENELLICGSCRKQKYCCKDCQIADWKNHKATCYVSKGRKGKEKC, encoded by the exons ATGGGAAGCTCTCAAG GTAAATTGCAGCATCGGCGAAAGGCGTACGAGATGTACCATAGGGCAGCAAGGCTTGGTTGTACCTCATCGCAGATAAATCTAGCCGAAATGTATCGCTATGGggttgaaggcgttgtagacgAAGATATCAAAGAAGCATTTCAGTGGTATAAAAAAGCAGCTGGTGAAGATCTGTCAGATATTTACAATTCAGATTTGGGACCGTTTGCAAGAATGCTGGACGGAACgatgaaaaaaatggaaaatgcttTGGGTGATTCACAAAAGAAAATGGCCTTGCGTTGTTTGTACAAGTGCTATCTTGAAGGGGATTGCCCAGAAGGAAAACCACAGCCAACCAAGGCTGTTTATTATTTGACCAGGGCAGCCGAACTGAGTGATACGGAAGCACAGTTAGAGCTCGGCCAAGTGTACTTAAACGGAAGTTGTGAACAACTGAAAGATTTAGCCAAGGCCAAGAGATGGCTGGAAAAAGCAGCAAGTAACGGAAACATCTTAGCAAAAAGG CTTCTGAACCAATGCGTTCAGACACATGTCACACAACATTCTGCCTCGAATGTTGGTGAAGAAGCTTTAATTCAATCGTTAAGCATCATGAAGGAGAAGTTGAAGCAGAAAGAACACATACATCCATTTCCCATTTTGCAACCTGTTGCCTACTCAGAAGAAATGCTCAGTGAGTTCAAATGGTCTCCAACAGCAAGTATTTACCTGAAGGCTTTTAAACTGGTGAAAGAAGGCTTTGAACTTCTTTGTGAGAGTAACTTTACAGCAGAAAGAGGCATTTCTCTTATTGTTCGTGGGTATTTGACTGAGAATTCAATATTGCAAGCATTTCCTCAATGGCCTTTTCTAAAAGATAAGGTTTTGAGCTTTTGTGAACAaatcctgaaaaaaaattctagTTTCTTTGAAGctcttgtaatttcttttgccTTCCAAGGCTCTATGAGGAAAGAATCCATTGAGAGCGAGAAGATTGactcaaaaaaaattatgtgtttgAAAAACATCATTCACTTTATCCAGAATGCAGAACCCAGCAGCCCCCCTCCTAAAGATCCCTTCACATTTGATGAAAATTACAGCAGCTGGCTTCATATTTTGTATGACCACCTTGGTGGATTCTATATTATTAAAGAAGCATATTGGGAAGCAGCTGAAGCTTTTGAGAATTCCCTAAAATGCTGTTCATCTTATTTTCCAGCCAAGAGAGGGCTCGGGTATTGTTTGCTGATGTTGTATTCTTCCAGGATACAGACATTGTGTATACCACATGAAGGTGAAACTGACAGTCAAGATACATCCACACAATTTCTGCTTGAGAAACAAGAGGTattgacaaggaaaattaataaatatacTTCTTGGACCAAGGAACAGTTGCGAGACTGTGCAGAGAAGACAATGAAAGAGTTCCTGGCCCATGCCCCATCTTGTTGGAAAACATACCCTAATGTTTGTTACTACCTTGCAAGGCTTGCTTTTATCAGTCAAGACATGGCTGAGTTTAAAAAGAATTATGAACTTGGACAAGATGCAGAAGAAAAGAGACTACCATTTTTTGATCGGGTTGATCTTCCATTGAAAGAATTGATGACTCCATTTTACCAACTGTTTGCTAATGTGCCAGGACCTGTTAAGTGTGGCAACAGAGCATGTGTCAAGGATGTCAAAGAAAATGAGCTGCTGATTTGTGGATCCTGTAGAAAACAAAAGTACTGTTGCAA
- the LOC138049499 gene encoding uncharacterized protein isoform X1, with translation MGSSQGKLQHRRKAYEMYHRAARLGCTSSQINLAEMYRYGVEGVVDEDIKEAFQWYKKAAGEDLSDIYNSDLGPFARMLDGTMKKMENALGDSQKKMALRCLYKCYLEGDCPEGKPQPTKAVYYLTRAAELSDTEAQLELGQVYLNGSCEQLKDLAKAKRWLEKAASNGNILAKRLLNQCVQTHVTQHSASNVGEEALIQSLSIMKEKLKQKEHIHPFPILQPVAYSEEMLSEFKWSPTASIYLKAFKLVKEGFELLCESNFTAERGISLIVRGYLTENSILQAFPQWPFLKDKVLSFCEQILKKNSSFFEALVISFAFQGSMRKESIESEKIDSKKIMCLKNIIHFIQNAEPSSPPPKDPFTFDENYSSWLHILYDHLGGFYIIKEAYWEAAEAFENSLKCCSSYFPAKRGLGYCLLMLYSSRIQTLCIPHEGETDSQDTSTQFLLEKQEVLTRKINKYTSWTKEQLRDCAEKTMKEFLAHAPSCWKTYPNVCYYLARLAFISQDMAEFKKNYELGQDAEEKRLPFFDRVDLPLKELMTPFYQLFANVPGPVKCGNRACVKDVKENELLICGSCRKQKYCCKDCQIADWKNHKATCHVSKGRKGKEKC, from the exons ATGGGAAGCTCTCAAG GTAAATTGCAGCATCGGCGAAAGGCGTACGAGATGTACCATAGGGCAGCAAGGCTTGGTTGTACCTCATCGCAGATAAATCTAGCCGAAATGTATCGCTATGGggttgaaggcgttgtagacgAAGATATCAAAGAAGCATTTCAGTGGTATAAAAAAGCAGCTGGTGAAGATCTGTCAGATATTTACAATTCAGATTTGGGACCGTTTGCAAGAATGCTGGACGGAACgatgaaaaaaatggaaaatgcttTGGGTGATTCACAAAAGAAAATGGCCTTGCGTTGTTTGTACAAGTGCTATCTTGAAGGGGATTGCCCAGAAGGAAAACCACAGCCAACCAAGGCTGTTTATTATTTGACCAGGGCAGCCGAACTGAGTGATACGGAAGCACAGTTAGAGCTCGGCCAAGTGTACTTAAACGGAAGTTGTGAACAACTGAAAGATTTAGCCAAGGCCAAGAGATGGCTGGAAAAAGCAGCAAGTAACGGAAACATCTTAGCAAAAAGG CTTCTGAACCAATGCGTTCAGACACATGTCACACAACATTCTGCCTCGAATGTTGGTGAAGAAGCTTTAATTCAATCGTTAAGCATCATGAAGGAGAAGTTGAAGCAGAAAGAACACATACATCCATTTCCCATTTTGCAACCTGTTGCCTACTCAGAAGAAATGCTCAGTGAGTTCAAATGGTCTCCAACAGCAAGTATTTACCTGAAGGCTTTTAAACTGGTGAAAGAAGGCTTTGAACTTCTTTGTGAGAGTAACTTTACAGCAGAAAGAGGCATTTCTCTTATTGTTCGTGGGTATTTGACTGAGAATTCAATATTGCAAGCATTTCCTCAATGGCCTTTTCTAAAAGATAAGGTTTTGAGCTTTTGTGAACAaatcctgaaaaaaaattctagTTTCTTTGAAGctcttgtaatttcttttgccTTCCAAGGCTCTATGAGGAAAGAATCCATTGAGAGCGAGAAGATTGactcaaaaaaaattatgtgtttgAAAAACATCATTCACTTTATCCAGAATGCAGAACCCAGCAGCCCCCCTCCTAAAGATCCCTTCACATTTGATGAAAATTACAGCAGCTGGCTTCATATTTTGTATGACCACCTTGGTGGATTCTATATTATTAAAGAAGCATATTGGGAAGCAGCTGAAGCTTTTGAGAATTCCCTAAAATGCTGTTCATCTTATTTTCCAGCCAAGAGAGGGCTCGGGTATTGTTTGCTGATGTTGTATTCTTCCAGGATACAGACATTGTGTATACCACATGAAGGTGAAACTGACAGTCAAGATACATCCACACAATTTCTGCTTGAGAAACAAGAGGTattgacaaggaaaattaataaatatacTTCTTGGACCAAGGAACAGTTGCGAGACTGTGCAGAGAAGACAATGAAAGAGTTCCTGGCCCATGCCCCATCTTGTTGGAAAACATACCCTAATGTTTGTTACTACCTTGCAAGGCTTGCTTTTATCAGTCAAGACATGGCTGAGTTTAAAAAGAATTATGAACTTGGACAAGATGCAGAAGAAAAGAGACTACCATTTTTTGATCGGGTTGATCTTCCATTGAAAGAATTGATGACTCCATTTTACCAACTGTTTGCTAATGTGCCAGGACCTGTTAAGTGTGGCAACAGAGCATGTGTCAAGGATGTCAAAGAAAATGAGCTGCTGATTTGTGGATCCTGTAGAAAACAAAAGTACTGTTGCAA AGATTGCCAAATTGCAGACTGGAAGAATCACAAAGCTACTTGTCATGTGTccaaaggaaggaaaggaaaggagaaatGCTGA